Below is a window of Andrena cerasifolii isolate SP2316 chromosome 5, iyAndCera1_principal, whole genome shotgun sequence DNA.
TACTGCCAACCGCGGCGGAAGGCATTGGACCTCTTGTTTTAAGAGTGGAATCCCAGTCCCCCCTAAAAAGAACGAGTGCGCTCTTGAAACACGAAGTATCAAATAAACGCAAAGTAATATTCTCAAACCCGTGATGACTTACCCTGACAACTTAAATAGACCGACCATTTATAAGGTGCATTGCCACGAATAAAGTGTCAGCGATATATCCACAGAGGTTTTCACATTACAATAGCAGAGATAAGAAGATTACGAAATATAACTTCTAAAAcagtaagtaggtacataaaaGAATAGCCCAACACAAGTTGagtaacaaataaaaaacagttcccaaatattttcaaaatcattTCTCAGAATTCTAAAAAGAAATAGGAAACCACGACGACGGCAGTCCTATGAATGCAAAGAATACTTCAAATTTCTAGAACTCGGATTAAAATCGTGCCTTTCTTGTTCATCAGATATACTGCTCGATATGCGCCGCTACATTTGAATCGGGAAAGCTCAGACGCGAGACaggataataaaaaatacgGCACGTGGTTCCCTAAAACGACGCATGCGCGGCAATGATCTCCCCCCACCCATAGAGCGAATCCCCGATTACACTTCACACAATAACGCGTTGCGCTCGGTTAATGGCGTGCAACACACGCACACGTGCGCACGCGCGCCCGAAGGGggagaaatctttgaaattaCCCGAATGGTGGGGTGGCCCGCGCGAATCCCTGAACGGCATGGTGCCCGGGCGCGTTTCCATAGGGCACCACCAATAATCCCGCAAGAAGGGGAAGAACATAGTGGGGAACACAAAGCGGGGCGCGTGGAGGAGCGGGAACGGCGGGGAAGTGGGGCACGTGCCAACTTGTGCACCTTGAGCGGCTCGGCGGTGGGGATAGCGCGGGGCATGGTGGGGAGAATGTGCATCTTGGAGCACAGCGCGCAGAGTTTGAGGTAGTCTGCGAGCAGGCGAGCGAGTGTGCGCTTGCGTGGCCCTCGGAGAACGCTTCTCCCTTTTCATTCCTCTAACTCGTTCTTGGACCATTCTCCGATCcgttctcctctcctctccccgTCGTTCCCTTCTACCCAGAACACATTCAATCTCCGAGGGTCTGCGACCTTCTGCCCTGCTTTCCCGATTCGACACATCCAATTGAAATCGCCGAGAGTTTCCAACGAATCTCGAATCCTCTTCAGATTGGACCGGAGATAACAGAGGCCCTGAGACAGATTCTCAAAGTTCTGGAGCATACATTCGAAAAGGACTCGTCGATCCAAAGCAGCCTCGTATAACAGCCGATGTGAGTACAATAGAAACACTGACCAACTCGAGATGATGTTCTCGACTGACAGCAAGAAGCAAACATGGGCAGCTCAAAATTGCGCGTCCAGGCTCATCGGGGAATTCCGATCGCTCGACGATTTGTCACCGTGTCAAACTCGGGAAAGCAGAGGGAACAAGTACTGTTCACTGCCATCGTCCCCAATTTCTGGGGACTTGTATAAATATAAAGCTGTACATATGAGACATGGTATACGTAGTCTGTACAAAGAGCGAGGGAGAGGTGGAAAGAGGGACGTAGAGTACTGATGCTAAAAGTACAACGCTATGCAAGTCACTTACTCGGTGAATTGAGAATTGCCTATGAAGCTTCACCGTGGTCAGCGTCACGGATCGTACGTCCTCAGCATTCTGTGAAGAATGAGATCAGCTGAAGAAATTTCCGGGATGATGTTGACACTGCACTGTACTTACCTACCACAAATACATTCAAGAATTATCTACCGAAGGCCTGCAGTTACATAGGAATTATCGGCAGTTGGTATCATTTACCTCTCGTCGATGGAATCATGCTGCGCAAGAAATTGTTCACCGCTACGCACTGCGATCCATGGCTCTGACCCTGTATTTGGTATGCTAGTTAATTTAAGGTTAATTTCCTCTTAAGCAGCTACTTTGGAATCGAAGATACTAGTGTAGATATAACTGTAATTAGTGCTTTTAATGTTAGTCGCGTTTATTAGTAGTGATTCAACTAGTCGTactttattcttaaaaatacgtttctaaaattaataataGAAGATTATCAAACCACCAAAATGACAATCTAGTCGAAATGTGATAAAGATTTCGTACTCGACATGACAATCAAAACGTAAAATCTAGTCAAGAGAAAATATATCTGTAGAATCTAGTCAAAGCTAACAAGTTTCAATCTAGTCGAACTTAAACATTAGTCAAGGAAACTTTCTTCTAGTCATAAAATACTGTATTCTAGTCGATCGTCAATCAGTCAAATACGTAGCAGTAATCAAAGTCTTAAGATAAGTAAAAAGTACTTCAACTCTCTTGCGGATTATTAGAAATTAAGTTCAAAATTACACAGAAGTCTATACTTAATTGTACTTCTGTTGACATTAACAAAGTTCAGGCGTCGAAGTgtgtatatatttctttatatttctagTCAACTCGATCTCTAGTTACTATATAGTCGTACGTCATTTCCCATTGATGGCGTCCAAATATCCTTAAGTAGCAGTTCGTGTTCAGAAACAATTATGCAGGCCACAAATGAATgcaattttgattttatattcGATGCGTCGTATAGATAACTTGTCTCTATACTTATGTACACTGTAAAATGAATATTATCCGTGGATGCGATGCCATACGATGGATTAAGTTACGAAAGCGTAATGTTCATTCTTGCAACGTTCGAAGCATCGCCGTTTCGTCGAGAAATAAACGACCGCGAGGTGCCGCTAGCTCCTAGTCTTACGTTAGGATAGTTTTTCATTTGTCACTAAAATTATTCTAATCGGCATATATAAATGTAGCAATGTAAATACGCCTTTATCTTATTTAATACGGGAAACGTGCCAGTATTTCATTTTAATGCCGCGATCGTACAGAAAGATATATCTAAAAAGGAATTACACATTCGAAAACATCAAACTACGTCAGTCGCTTCTTAAAAAGAATAGTtcaaaataatgataaataccGAGTAAATTCAGCTACGTttacataatttaatttattatttccagTTAACATTTCATACTCGTACGATCTAGCAAAATTGGCAATTAATTATAGTTTTAGTATAAAGAGAGTGTCCACGTCGGCAGCTACTTATGTAGGATAAAGTTATTTTAAGCTGAACAATAATTTTAATCAACCGCATTGAAAACTGCcattaatttaaaaagtaaaatgccgaaattttatttttcataggCGGAAATGTCTAaggaataagtaaaaaaaaggtTAGTGTTTAAGGCCAAGATAGGAATTAATCAAACTTATTCCAGGGCTGTGTTTAATAATTaagattaattttatattaatttgggGTACaatcaaaattcgaattttacCGACCAGGTTTGCAGGCACCTACCTTAACGTGCATCGATAAAGTCTAGTCCAAATACACGTTGCTGATACATCGAATTTGATCTCACTGTGAGAATAATcttacatattttataaaaaccaAAAGACAAGCCTATTCTTAACGTACAAGTAACGatccaaaaattataacgaaTTCTAGTCATGGAAATACGTAAATAAGACAAGCGTGTAGTTTATCTATGAAAGTAAATTAGTTACTAAGAGTGGCATCTAGTCAAGGAGACCACGGACGCCAACTCGAACAGTTTACACCAGGTGCATAATTTTCGAGACAAGAAAAAAGAACTGCAACAGTCATTGCAAAAGTTAACTAATGAAGAAAGGTTCCGTTTGTATTCTTTGCCCAATTTGCTTCTGAATTTAACTTGGGAAGCTTAGTAGAGTACTCGATCTCAGTCCGTGGTTAATGCATTTAGTATAATGTAATATTGTAAGTCAGATTATGTCAGTAGCTTTATGAAAACGTGACAAAAATATTAGGATTTGGCGGGAAAGCTTTCACTGCTATTGATTTTATATGGAAGTAATAATAAGGTATAGAATacttgtatgtacatatttcaaAGACAATACAATAGGTATGTATCGGGACGAATACCATGTTATAAGACAGTTGTGTGTGAAACATGTAACAAATCGGATGTTCTATATAATCATTTAATTTATAAGCTACTCGTATTGTATGTATTTAATTCATCATTTATTTATACTATCATGCGTATTGTGTGAGCGTGGGTGTGTcttacctatttatttatttattacatatttatcaataatatattaatatatatcgcGACTTATATACGTTTTTGCATATTTAATCGTATCGTATACATTTTATCAAATTGGTTTGTTTCGTGTGTGTACTGTTTGTATCAAGTATATTTATTCATCCACTATATAGCTCAATTTGTATCCACCATTTTCGTTTATGGACTAAATTGTATTCACAAATATTAACAGTCAATTGCACGTAAATCTGAAATATTTCGATCGTTCCAAAATCGCCAAAAGTTTCCCCTGAaacatcaaattgtggaaataaAGTTGTACAAAAAACAGAAACAATGCTTACCTTACTGATTACCCTACCGTCTCTTTCAATCGAAATGCTGATTTACTTATACTCTGAAACCTTAAGTGCTCAAAAGAATAAAGTACAAAACACTTTTTAAGCGTAACACGTGCCAAAcaagttaaattaaaaatatcgaatatttatATTCAACTTTCTccttttcaactttcaactgtCCACTTCGATGGAAACGGCTTTTAAGCCTTATCGCAGTTGATACAATTTTATCATTCCCGTGCAATTAATGTAtagtacgtgtttaaaaatatttacactgACATGGATAAATATATAATCCCATTAAACAACttttgaagaaaataaaatatgtttTACCAAAATATAGTTTTCAAAAAGTAGAGTTGGCGTGACATGCTCACGTGTGTATACCTTCCTAACCTGAATTTGTTGGTCAAgtttgattttttaaacaagtatgTAAAAATACAAACTTTAAATGCTTctcataaataattatttaactgtATAATCGATATAGAAAGTTTGCTTAATTAAAATATCAGTGGTCGATTTAATCCCGTGTTCTAAACtgcaaaatcaatattttataaCGGTTAGGGCACCGGCGAAACACAGTTGTGCCCGGTTAAGTTAATAATTTTACGGTTAGGTTTATACAAAATCATCCCCACCagcatttttaacgaagttgatTCTGTACATTAATTTGTAGTCGAATTTGTAGTGTTGCTCGTGCAAAGTCATATTTCGTATCTTCGATTAAAAATACGATTGTTCgataatattattttgaaaaacgtACATAAAGCCTTGTACGATAATTTAGAAGTTAATAAACAGTAGTTTCTCTATGTCATCCGATTTTACGTTGCCAAAGATTATGCACTTGCATTTAAAACCATATTAATGAACGACACATGAAGTAgattatacgtaaataataaaatattgataCAATGATTCTGCTAAGAGGGTCCAACAAACTATTTACAAGCATAAGATGCGTGTCCGCTTATTCGAAAATTTCATCCTTATCCTCACATAACCAATTCGTCGGAAAATACATCGTGGCGTTGCGTGGTTGCGCGGCCGAAATTTCACCTTACAAATGCTGTGCAATGAGGAAAAGATATTTTAGCAATGATAGCGACAGAGATGACGATCAGAGCTTCGAATATAAGATAATGATGCTACGCCAAAGTATCAACAACCAAAATGTGAACTTGGATGAGTTGGAACAAATCATCCAGAGATTAGAAAGCAATGATTGTAATTTGCCAGCAAGTTTGGGTGTAATGTTGCTTAAATGTTGCGGAAATTTGTTATACGATACACCCTTGAAAACCAGGCAAGAATTGACTAGCCGCACGTGGAaccttttgaaaataagtaactGCAAGTTGTCAATAGACCACTATCATGCGTTGTTGCACACTTACATTGATAATGCTTGCACTGTTGATCCGTATGAATTTTTGAACAGTATGACTGTTAAACCAGAGTACGAGACATATTGTCTTTTGTTGAAAGTATTATCAAATGTAGGAGACTTTAAATCAGCTGAGGCTGTTCTATCAGAAATGGGCAAAGAAGGATTGCCTTTGGGCGAACAAGAATACAATGCATTGGTGCATGCATACTCTGTAAATGGAAATACAGCGAAAGCCAAAGAAGTAATATCTTCTATGGCGGAAGCAAATATTCAACCATCGCCTACAACCAATGTACAACTATTGTTTGCCTCTGCCAAAAATAAATGCAATTTTGGGGACTTAATGGAAGTTATGAGAACCACTGTAATACCTACATCAGATATTCTGAAGCTTGTTAAACTTCTTAGTTTATCAGATAATGGAATGTATATACCGAATGTATTAAGATTTATGCAGCCAATAGATAAAGCAGAACTGGACGTTTTATCTGTTATCGCGCAGCTCGTGCACGAACAGCACTCTTTAGATGCGTATGCAGTTATTAATCATGTTCCTATAAATACTGGAGTCCGACAAGTAAGACGGACTCttgcattttgccttgtaaaggAAATGATTAAGATGAACGTGGACCCAAAACTTGTGTTGAAAATTGTAGCTGATTTTGCAATAGAGCATAATATTACAGAGATTTGGGAGAAAGCGGTTCAGTTTGCTTTATACAAGAATAATCAAACGTTAGTCTTTGCACTGTTTGAAGAAATGAAGGCAAAGAACGTAATTGTTAGGTCCGAATATTATTGGTCTTTGCTTTCGATTGCGTGTGAAAATGGCGAGGACAgcgatatattttcaattatcaAACACATGATAGCTCTGAAGAACAAAATAGATTCCAGGAGTTTAACGCATTATGTATTTCCACATATCAATACCAGCGATCCTGCCCTtacagttaagaaaatgtttaaTCACGGAATAGCGCCTATCTACGTAATACAGCCACTCATGATGTATTTATTAAACGAAAAAAGAGTTGAAGAAAGCCTTCAGTTGTGTAAGACTTATAAGAAGAAGATCGATTGTCAGAGCATGCTGAACCCTTTGATTTCTAATTATAAAACTTCGAAAAACATCGATCATTGCATAGaacttttattcaaattatccCGTAATGGTCAGGGTTTTGCTGGttcatttttacgaaaattagTAGATCAACCTGAATTAGAATTGAGAGATTTTACGAAATTTTTGAATGCTATGCGGGATCATAAAGCATTTATGTCTGCCAAGGACATAATGTACATGGAGAACAAAGTACTCTGTATGAATTTAGAGGAACAAGTTAagcaaaatattttgcagctACTTGTGGCCTTAACTGCAGATGAAAATGAACACAACTATAATAGCGGAGAATTCGTGCATCCAGAGTACATGAATGAAAATCAATTACAGTCACATTTACAGGACCTTAAGAATACAGGGAAGAATGCCAGAGGTGTCTTACGAAAACTATTGATAATAGCCTGTAAGAAAAATGATGCAAAGCAGGTAGATGAAATTTTAGAAGAACTTAAATCGAAGGGTATGAAATCTTCACCTGGGATGAGAATAGCTTTATTCGATTtctatacaaaaaataaaatgattaaGGAGGCCTCAATAGAGTTACAAGAGATTCAATCTCTATTCTCATACTTTCGAATCGATAACTTTAAAATTCTGCAGTTTGTTCTATTATTACTGCAGGAGAATATGGTAGAGGATGCTTTCAATATAATAAAGGAATGTAAGGAGATCAATCAGAAACCAGATGTAATTTCATTGTGCTCAAAAGTGTTAAGTCAACTAGCATGCAGCGATTACTTCAATCACACCGAAACGATGGTGCACCTTCTCGTTGAAAAAGGATATTGTACATATAACTCTTCTATTTTGAGATGGTTAGTAGTCGGCCCGTTGTTAAAAGGTGATATTGAATCAGCTGTAAAAGTATTCAGAAGATGTGTAAGCGAGTACAACAAAACCCCGGGGAAGCAAGAATTGTTAACTGAATTAATTAAGCAAGTATCGAAATCATCCCCAGAGCACAATCAATTTCTACAAGATGTTTATGGCCTCATAGACAGAGTTCATGGGCATAATGTCACAATTGCCAATCTCGCGATAGCGTTAGCGCtatgtaataaaataaacgaactACGAAATTTAGTCGAAGTAATACATTATTTGTATTTACTGTTTACAATAAGTGGTGCACGGCACTCGTATCGAATAACTAATTGGAATGGTTTATTTTTCAGAAAGAAAATATATCTGGAGATCGTTTGCTAAgtcaaattcaatttttaaaggAGGACGACATTATAAAAGCTGCATTGACAATGCTAGAAGTAGGAGGAGAAATATTTCAAGGAGACTTTGAACCTATATGTTATTTAATCCTGACTATATACAGTGAGTgactatatttttaattcacaaCTAGCGCTTGAACAAGTTTAAACTTAACAAACATTTATGTACAGATGAGCGGGGCGATTTTAAAAGTGCCGAGGaactagaggaaaaaatgagaaaatgcGGGGTAACACCTGGTGAAGATTTTCAAATAGTCTTCAATACGTTGAGAAGTCATAAATTCCCGGTATCGAATTTAAATACTGTATTCGATAATACgattataaataagtacgaaAAAGAAGAGAAGCATAATGTTATTCAATAAATAATCTTTAAATTGTCCTTTAAGATAGTATTATAAGTAGTCATTGAAGTAAATGTGTCTTCTTTCACTAAACCATAATTACCACGTTCCCTTTGCTTAGCAATAAAATCTGCAATATTTTCATATTCTTCCTTCAACTTTTCTACTGTATTCTCCAATACATTAATCTGActgtatatttcattattttctaactgttgtttcatttcattataTTCAAGTTGAACTGCTTTGAGTTCTGGTTCACATTTTGATCGCTGCTTTTTTAACTGTTCGCAGTCCGCGATCAATTGTCCTTGTTTTAGTGTTAATTTAGCTTTTAGACTATCTAGATCCTCTAAACCCATTAGTTTACTATCTTTCTTATTCATTCGTTCATTCAAGTCGGTAAATTCTACTTTAAGTTTTCGCTCCAGTATCTCCATTTTACTTAATACTTGCTGCATCTTTAAGTTTTCTTTTGTCAGGCTTTCAAAGCTTTGATCATTGTCCATATTAGCGTAGTCGTCGTAAGAAGGTACACTGTTCAAAATAGCCATTTCATCACCGCCAGCGAAATCTATATCAATATCTACcatattcgaaatatttttcaaatattcaattATCGTTTTCTCTAATTTGTGTAATTTGTTTGTCTCGTCAAGTTTATTTTGTTCAAACGAAGACATGAATTGTTCCATAAGCTCTTCTCGTGCACGAAGTTCGTtgtatttaatttgtttctCGGATTGCGTGTCCTCCATGTCAGTTTGCAATTGTTCGAGTTCTTGTTCCATTTCTTGCATTCGCTTTTTCTTCTCGGAAAGTTGCGCTTCTGCAGCTGCGATGTCCGTATTATCTTGTTTAATTTTCTGTAACAACCTTTCCTTTTCTTCCTCCGGCGAAATCCTGCGTTTCTCTTCTTCTCGTAACTTAGCTCTCTTCTCTTCTGCTTCTATAACTTTCAGATGTAATTTAAACGCTTCTTGTTTTAGAGGCGACAATGCTACCTCTTCCTCTAGATAAGCTTGTTCTTTGGACAAGTCGTCTAATTCCTGCTGCATTACATTTGCCTTTTCTTGTAAGCTTGTTTTCTCTTGCAATAATTCATCATACTTTTCTTTTGTACTCGAGTCCATGCTCTCTATAAgtctctctgtcctcttcttttcattttctaaCTGGTTTTCTGTCTTACGCAATTGTTGTTCCAATTGCTTCCTTTCCTCAAAcatgttttcaattttcactAAACATTGCTCATTCTTCATGGCAAGTTCTTCCGTTTCTTGTTCTAGAATTTCCTTTCCAATATCTGATGTCATCTTGTCTACGACAATGTTATAGTCAGCTAACTGTCCTTGCAAGGCTGTCAATTCAGCAGCCAAGTCTTTGGCTCTCTTATCGTAATGCAGATAGGTGGctctttctttattttggtCTTCTATGTCTTTTACAATAGTGACAATTTCTTGATTCAGCTCTCTTGTCTTCAATTGCATGAGTCCGATATAGTATCTCTTGTCTTGAATTTGTCTGAAAGGAAGAGTTTTAAGGTAGTATGTAAAAGAGTCTGTTGATTACTTATAACTAGGAGACCATAGTTTTCAGACTGGAGACAAATTTACCTTGACAATCCTCTGCCTGTTCCAGGTCTAACACCTGCAACTCCGTACTGAGTGATTGGTCTTTCCATCATGCTCATATTCATCTGACCAGGAATTGAAAGTCCTACATTCATAGAGCCAGAACTAATTGAACTCATTGTAGCCAATCTCGAACCCCCTGCTTGATTGAATGTGGCTGGGGTCGACGGCGGTCTTGCCAGGACATTTTGTCCAGGCGTCGCTGGACGATTGGTTCCAGAAGTAATACGAGATTctccaaaatcatttttcaacgCCTTGCGAGGCCGTTCGAGTCTGCTTTGTGGTAGACTTATACCTGTTGATGGCCTCTGCATTGCGCTCAGTTTACTTCAAGTATTTTCATAATCTCAATATCACTCAGATACTGTTTTCACTGTAGCTTGCTATCAGACTAAACTAATTTGCATGCCACAGAAACTGAGCAATGAAAGTTTACAATTAGCTTTACTGAAATATTTCTCAACAACTGAAAGTGCCTTCCCCttgttttatttcttgttaccATGGAAACTAGTCGTGTAACATGGGATGTAAAATTTAAGACATAATCAGCTTGCACAGTTGTCTCaaaacacaattttttattagattGCAGGAATGGggatttataaataaatgtgaAGGGGGGAAGTTATATGGTTGGAACCTATTTTTGTCAATATTTTACTACaacttattttaatataaaatgtgtaGGAAATCAAGTTTTATGAATAAAACATACACTCTTTTTTACgtaattttattttcgaattcTAATATTACAGTGAACGCACATTAAGTACTTACATACACCCAGGGTTGCTAGATCAGGCCTTATCTTTTGTCGGACATTTCAATTTCGCTGAGGATTGCAGACT
It encodes the following:
- the LOC143369101 gene encoding leucine-rich PPR motif-containing protein, mitochondrial-like encodes the protein MILLRGSNKLFTSIRCVSAYSKISSLSSHNQFVGKYIVALRGCAAEISPYKCCAMRKRYFSNDSDRDDDQSFEYKIMMLRQSINNQNVNLDELEQIIQRLESNDCNLPASLGVMLLKCCGNLLYDTPLKTRQELTSRTWNLLKISNCKLSIDHYHALLHTYIDNACTVDPYEFLNSMTVKPEYETYCLLLKVLSNVGDFKSAEAVLSEMGKEGLPLGEQEYNALVHAYSVNGNTAKAKEVISSMAEANIQPSPTTNVQLLFASAKNKCNFGDLMEVMRTTVIPTSDILKLVKLLSLSDNGMYIPNVLRFMQPIDKAELDVLSVIAQLVHEQHSLDAYAVINHVPINTGVRQVRRTLAFCLVKEMIKMNVDPKLVLKIVADFAIEHNITEIWEKAVQFALYKNNQTLVFALFEEMKAKNVIVRSEYYWSLLSIACENGEDSDIFSIIKHMIALKNKIDSRSLTHYVFPHINTSDPALTVKKMFNHGIAPIYVIQPLMMYLLNEKRVEESLQLCKTYKKKIDCQSMLNPLISNYKTSKNIDHCIELLFKLSRNGQGFAGSFLRKLVDQPELELRDFTKFLNAMRDHKAFMSAKDIMYMENKVLCMNLEEQVKQNILQLLVALTADENEHNYNSGEFVHPEYMNENQLQSHLQDLKNTGKNARGVLRKLLIIACKKNDAKQVDEILEELKSKGMKSSPGMRIALFDFYTKNKMIKEASIELQEIQSLFSYFRIDNFKILQFVLLLLQENMVEDAFNIIKECKEINQKPDVISLCSKVLSQLACSDYFNHTETMVHLLVEKGYCTYNSSILRWLVVGPLLKGDIESAVKVFRRCVSEYNKTPGKQELLTELIKQVSKSSPEHNQFLQDVYGLIDRVHGHNVTIANLAIALALCNKINELRNLVEKENISGDRLLSQIQFLKEDDIIKAALTMLEVGGEIFQGDFEPICYLILTIYNERGDFKSAEELEEKMRKCGVTPGEDFQIVFNTLRSHKFPVSNLNTVFDNTIINKYEKEEKHNVIQ
- the LOC143369110 gene encoding intraflagellar transport protein 74 homolog; this translates as MQRPSTGISLPQSRLERPRKALKNDFGESRITSGTNRPATPGQNVLARPPSTPATFNQAGGSRLATMSSISSGSMNVGLSIPGQMNMSMMERPITQYGVAGVRPGTGRGLSRQIQDKRYYIGLMQLKTRELNQEIVTIVKDIEDQNKERATYLHYDKRAKDLAAELTALQGQLADYNIVVDKMTSDIGKEILEQETEELAMKNEQCLVKIENMFEERKQLEQQLRKTENQLENEKKRTERLIESMDSSTKEKYDELLQEKTSLQEKANVMQQELDDLSKEQAYLEEEVALSPLKQEAFKLHLKVIEAEEKRAKLREEEKRRISPEEEKERLLQKIKQDNTDIAAAEAQLSEKKKRMQEMEQELEQLQTDMEDTQSEKQIKYNELRAREELMEQFMSSFEQNKLDETNKLHKLEKTIIEYLKNISNMVDIDIDFAGGDEMAILNSVPSYDDYANMDNDQSFESLTKENLKMQQVLSKMEILERKLKVEFTDLNERMNKKDSKLMGLEDLDSLKAKLTLKQGQLIADCEQLKKQRSKCEPELKAVQLEYNEMKQQLENNEIYSQINVLENTVEKLKEEYENIADFIAKQRERGNYGLVKEDTFTSMTTYNTILKDNLKIIY